Genomic DNA from Limanda limanda chromosome 8, fLimLim1.1, whole genome shotgun sequence:
AATTTAATCACTCACCTAAAATGACTGAAGTGAGAAGGAGATAAtgacagaaagtgaaaaagaaagcACATGAGTAATTGTTTTCCTCAGAAGTGAAAGAATGGTTTCACACAATTGTATACATGACTGGACTAGTGGACAGGTAAACAGGGAGACCAGGCCAGGGGGGGTTGTGATGTCAGTGAAGGCTAATGGTCTTCATGAGGTCGAGTCTAATGTGTATGTCCGCTGGCTGTGGGTGCTTCGGAATGCGATATATACTGAACTGTCGAGGTGTttgtgcagtgtttgtgtgtctggggctgaggtcggcaacctttactatctcAAGTGCATTTTAtggccagaaaaaaaaaacctgtgtgcTTATTAGTCTAACTTAGCCTGTCAACTTTACGCTTGTTGTTTCTCTGCGGCTCCTTAATGGTTAGCGACCAATGACAATGTGCATATTCAATACTGCAAAGGTATTTCACTCCAGGTGTTGTTCCTGATGCAGCTCTTGACCTCTACCTGCTGAGCCACAGCACTAGATACATACACAATGTAGCAATGTGCATTCATaaccatgagacgaattgttatttgtgaatgtgggctatacaaataaaacttgattgattgattgataacttATGGCAGGTAAACTTTTAATTATCACTTGGTATTTCCATTCCAATGACCTATAGCAGGACTGTTGGCTCATTATTGTTCACATCCCATGTCTCATTTTGGGCGGTCGATTATACTGGAGTTGAGTTTGTCttcaatttgttgtttttggctGTCTTTACGagacattttataatttttctcAACTATTTCACAATGTTGCAGTGGATAGTACTGTTGCCTGACATTCCACGGCTGGAGTCATTCTatatgtggagtttgcatgttctcatTGGGTCTGGGTGGGATTTCTTAGGGTGCTTGCTCCCACAGACCAAACTTATTCAGGTTAATTGGCGGCTCACTCCActgtaggtgtgagtgtgagcgtGAACGGTTGTTTGTCTCCATATTCCAGCACTAGTATGGACTGTTGGACCTGTTCCCGCCTTTCACCCTGTGTCGGCTTGGATCAGTTCCAGCCCCCCCTTGCCTTTAAAAGGACAagcaaaatacacatttattcattttcatattttgaccAAATCTAGGGAGTTGTCTGGGGCCAGGGAGCGGCCACAGGGAGCTGCAGGCCCCTGGTCGGGTCTGGGGGCGTGTCCTTCTTAGTGAGAACTGGGGAGAAGGTTTCCGGTCCACATTCCAGCACTTGTCCAGTAGAGCGACCAGGCCGGTCACACCTTCCAAACAAGAACCATACACCACAGCCATCACTCACATCATTGGAATGCTCATAGAGTGAGAGAAGCTGGATCAATACTGTGGCTGTTTGCATTCTGTTTATGCAACCTAATCTCTCAAAGAGATTTCCTCACGTAATTTTCATACTTACGTAGGTAGGAGATTACATCTAACCTATAATTACTGCAAAACCTGAGCTTCACAATATTTACACAGTGATACAATATTAATGTCATTACCCAGCCACCGATGACTAACAGATCAAACATTTATACAAGTTATAGAAACAATCATAGAGCACTTTTTTAATTGTcaagaaacaaaccaacacaaaccctaatatatatatataataaagaaGCCAAACTAAAATGAATTTGATTATATAATCGAAGCAGCTTTatgttttgaacattttcagGTATTTGACCCAGGATAGTGATTTAGCAGATGTTATCTCCATGGTTAGGGCGTTCCAGCGTCTGGGGGCTCTAATATAACTTGGACAGTCACTTTTGAGTTTTAAGCAAAAACTTGTGTTTTGCCTCATGATCTCAGGCAACACGTCTGAGCAGTTGTGGGATACAAGGAGGGGCCTAAACCAGACAGAGCCTTAATTCTAAAAATCCATTCTAAAGGTCAGGCTGCCATGGAAGTGAATCTCTTTTCTTGGCACCAGTTTGCtttccagctgcagcttttTGTACGAGTTGCAGTGAACAAAGAGACTTTATATACAGGAAGTGGCCGTCACCAAGACGTGATGAGATAAATGTGTGCGTAACCTTCTCCAGATCAGTGAATGACAGGAAAACAATTTGATTTTTGTGACACGCTGGAAATTCCACATATCagtttacaaaaaataaatgatttggtCAACTTGACCTATTTTTCGTTTAGTTTTGATAGACCGCATTTTCATGATGGATGAGTTTAACCCAGAAACAGACTTCTGCTGCAGTCATACACCGAGCTGCTGCCGTTAAAGCACAGCATGGTTCCATGGCTTCTCATAAATCAACACAAAACCTCCTCTCTGATCCTCTGACAGTTAAAATCACGGTGGTGGCCCACAACAAGAGCTGTGGTtctacagcgtgtgtgtgtctgtgtgtgtgtgtgtgtctgttgtgccAGTTGCCGTGGGCCAGTGAGATCAGAGGACGTAGTTAACTCAGTATGATAAGAGAGCAGAGCGGAGCTgttaaaacacactcacactcgctCGGTAATCTAtcactcctcctctcatttgtcccctgtcctccctctcgtccATCACTTTTCAGATCCTCTTTAATttacctctgtctctctttcccaAGTCTCACATCCTGCAGGTTCGTTTGGATATTGTCAAAAGCCATTTAGATTATGATCAGGCATATTTGCATGCAAAaaaccttgtgtgtgtctgtgttgttctcAGGACAGGCTCTTTGCTCTGGAAGAGGACAGTGTTACGAGCGGCAGAGGACGCTGCCCGTACGACCCCAACAGTCCCTGCACGTCCACACTCTCCAGTAAGAGCCAGAAtcacagctgtgagactgaaaTGCATATTTTCATTCCTCTAGAAACACCTGATTACCAATAATGAAGAGGTTTGCAGACTTTGTTGTACCTCTAATGAATCAGCACTGCCCTCTTGTGGCCATCTCTCATAGCAGTATTTTAATCACAAATAAAGTAGGGTGTAGTTTTGATAGTTTGTCTATTcatgagtgtgttgtgtgtctgtgtgtgtgcataaggAGGGGAGCTGTATATTGGCCTGTACACAGACTACTGGGAGAACGATGGAGCCTTGTGTCGACTGAACAACCAGACGTACACACGCACCGAGAGGGACGACAGGCAGCAGCTCAGCGGTCGGTGTGCATTACAGGACAAATGATCACATCTCGCTTTAAATGCAAGGGAGTGCAAACAGATACAGTAGATCTGGTGACAAACGTCAAAATAGTGGGGCTGTGCACATTccatttttctacatttgttgAAATCTAGTAGTTTAATTATAGTTTGATCAAAAATGAGttggttttaaatgttaaagtctTAAAATGTGATGCTGGCACagatttcaatatttaatacatttaacgTGATAGTGTTGTAGCTGTTTGGTTCACATGAataaattgaatatatttaatctatttattttttgtcacaCATTAAATTCTCCTAAAGAAATCCCTGCTatgaaacaaatacaaagagagTGCATTCAaactgactttgtgtttgacCTCAGGCCTTTTGTTTGAATTTGCTCCTGCCACAGAACCTAAATTTGTGGGCTCAGCAGTTATTCCCGACAACGACGACAGCAACGATGACAAAGTTTACTTTTTCTTCACCGAGCGAGAGGCGGATGCTGAGGGACTCAACAAGGCGGTTTACACCCGAGTGGGGCGAGTCTGTGCGGTGAGAGTGCAGATGCTGTAGAAACATCTCAGGGTATAATGCGACCGAGGGAACTGACAGAACAGTCATAACCTGGTTCTGCCTTCATCTCTCAGAACGACGTGGGAGGACAGAGGATGCTGGTGAATAGATGGAGCTCCTTCCTGAAAACACGTCTCATCTGCTCTGTGGCTGGACAAAATGGCATTGACACACACTTTGATGATCTCGGTATGGCTAGGAGGATGGTTTTTGTATTGAATGAATGTTGAATTTTCAATTTGTTATGCTTAATATATGGCATTAGGCTTTTTGTTGCATTGCGTGTCTGAACCTGCAGCAGTGGCAGCCTGTGtcaaagcaaaacatttttaatttacacaAGTTGTTTCCTCAAGCGCGTGAGCCAGTATGATTAGAGTGAAAAAACGATGACAACATTGTAACGTGTGTAATAACATGAGGCTAATTcagcatgttatgtttttagaGGACGTGTTTGTTCTCAAGAACAAGGACAGGAAGAACCCAGAAATCTTTGGCCTCTTCAGCACAACTAGGTGAGCGGCAGATTCaatcagtttttttcatttcacagccACAACTTTGTCATCGATCAAatcctaaaaataaaactttatcttGCAGTGCGGTGTTTAAAGGCTACGCCGTGTGCGTGTACAGCATGGAGGACATCAGAGCAGCCTTCAACGGCCCCTTCGCCTACAGAGACAGACCTGAGCACCGCTGGAGCCCTTACGAGGACAGAGTCCCCTACCCACGACCTGGATCTGTGAGTGTTACATTGTGTCCATGATGGATGTCCTTTCAGAGGgactgggcaataaaacaatatcaataaatacTGCAATATCATTTTTGACCTTCACCAAGGATCAGAAATCAGTCTTTTAACATTTATCTTGATAGTAATCGCTATTGATTTATATGAATTCATAaaaatctttatatacatttttggcCTCATTTTCCAGTCATAGCTGAGAGCATGTAGAACAGCTCTGGAGTGTGACAGCACTGTTACCACTTCAGCTAGTCATGCCAGACCAAGCATCTTTTTCTACACTCTACACAAGGATCACACAATTAATgaccttcctctgtctctgtccctactcctccttcccctctctatctcttccaCACCCTCTTTTTTACCAGTGTGCCAGTAAAGTCAATGGCGGTGGCTTCTCCAGCTCCAAGGAGTTTCCTGATGAGGTTTTGCGGTTTGTGCGATCTCATCCTGTGATGTATCGTCCTGTCCTGCCTCAGCACCATCAACCTGTGCTGCTACAGACGGAGCCGGGCAGGAGGAAACTGACCCAGATCGCCGTGGACAGGGTCCAGGCCCAGGATGGAAACTACCACGTTCTGTACATCGGCACCGGTACACACAAGAATGCCGTAGATaatcctttgcaaaatgagaCATTAAAACTTATCTGAATGTTAAACAATGTTGCACTAAGATCCACACAGAGAAGAATGTCAGAGAAACACGCCTacattatcattttaaaaattgaaatatATCCATGATGTTGAATATAAAGAATACTTTTTCAGATTTCCCTGTAGAACTTTTGTCGAAAGCATCAGTGTGACATTACTGCCTTATTTCCGTTAGATGACTCAGTGGTGTTGAAAGTTATCACCATCtacaacaaagacacagacactatggaggaggtgctgctggaggagctgcaagTTTTCAAGGTAGGCAACTCTATTTTTAGGTACCGACTGTGAAAAGAAAGTCGACTTTGCAGCCAAGCAGGCTCTACATTTCATTGCATGCATGTCACACTCATTGCTGCCTGTTCTACACAGCCTGAGTGACTCTTTTGCGGAATACTGATTGCTGACTTGCTTCCTTTCAAGCATCAGAGGGTATTATGCAGCCAGGCTTGCTAAGAGAGATCTTCAGCGTGATTTTTACATATCAATGCTTCACAGATCAGTCACTTTTGAAAATGGGTCTGCATGCAATGGTTGCatttaactgcattttaattaaaaactggTTTCAGATGAATAGGAGCATGATAGGAAGctggaaaagacaaagaactgTGTTCTTATACCTAATTAAAAACACTGATTAAACTTCCTTTTTTTAACAACATAAAATCGTTCCTACTTGCAGGAGTCGGCACCAATACGAGAGATCATAATATCGTCTAAAAGGGTAAGAGCAGCGTCAGAATCTCCACTGTTCACTCCTGCAGTTCTGTTGTTCAGCCACAAGATGATAACATTGCAGCATATCTATAATTCATTTAGATGTACTGTAGCCTACATGTGACTGTATTATATGACACTTTTTTCTCCAATAACTTTGGATCTATAGCAACAGCTCTACGTGGGGTCGGAGGTCGGTGTGGCCCAGGTCAGACTGCATCAGTGTGACCTCTATGGCTCTGAGTGTGCTGACTGCTGTCTGGCCAGAGACCCCTACTGTGCATGGGATGGTCTCACCTGCTCCCGGTTGTACCCCGCTGGAGTCCACACCAAGAGGTAACAGTACacagttttttatttcctgtaaattgtgtgtgtatgtgtgtatgtgtgtgtgtgtgtgtgtgtgtggagcagcagtTTAACGGTGCATTTCCATCCCATCATCTCGCCCCGACGAATGTCACGGTGCTCTGAGGCTACTTAATCAAGTCATTATCACCGGCCCTGGTAGCCATGGCTGCCAAGTGCTGTGTATCAGTATGCACTTGATCACCTTCCTCTCCTGTATTTATCCTCCTTCTCGCTATTcgctttcctcctctctttcctttcaGCCATCTCTTTTATCACGTGCTCAAAATCACTCTCCctttgcctccctctctcccatctCAGCAGACGGTTCAGGCGGCAGGATGTTCGCCATGGAAACGCCGTCCAGCTGTGCAATGGGCTGCAAATTGATGGTGAGGGTATAAAATTACTGtagggtatgtgtgtgtgtgtatttacgtgtgtgtgtgcaggtgcacGCTTGTGTGTATTTACTAGTATCGCAAAATTGTCAAAGGAATGCTttataaaagcaacaaaatTATGCTATTCTCCAGAGGCACTAGACCTAATAGCCTATGAAGATTGTTGCAGGTGATGGAGGTTAAGACCCTGCTCGACTGTGGCAGTACAACAATGCACTGTGTTTAATAGAAGCTCATGGCATTTCCTATCTTatataatctgtgtgtgtgtgtgtgtgtgtgtgtgtgtgtgtgtgtgtgtgtgtgtgtgtgtgtgtgtgtgtgtgtgtgtgtgtgtgtgtgtgtgtgtgtgtgtgtaggagaagGATCCGAGGAGAAGCTGGTGTATGGTGTCCAGAGCAACAGCACTTTACTGGAGTGTGTCCCTCGATCACTTCAGGCCAAAGTCCTCTGGTTCTTCCAGAATGGAGAAGGGAGACGTGAGGTGAGTTATATGCAGCAATGCatgcaacacaaatacacatgtcaatatattaaatatatttacattacgCAATAAACAGATATGTTAAGATACAATACACCAGTAAAAGAAAGCAACACATAGTAGTCAATAGTTGATCCAGCCAAGAATATACTTACAGACAAGACAATCACgtaaatattaatatgaaatatGGGGAAATATTAGAGTATAAAATGCTTCTGGATGTTTAGCTGGGTATACGGTGTTGTGGTTCAACTTCACCACCTCAGTGCTATTGAGCAGAAGGAAATTTAATTTCTCTAAATAAGATCAATGGACAAACTAAGTAGTGAATTAATTTACATAATgagattttttgggggggaaattaTAATATGGGGAAATTGTCTACGGAAAGAGATATtgttccatccatccaaccattcaTCCATAtattaatccatccatccatccatccattcatctatcatctacccacacagacacagggagaacattcAGCATCCACTATAGTCTGGCCAAACTTTGAGCCAATATATTGAGTGCGCAACCTCTTTATGTAAGACCAGGTCCCCTGATTTATCCCAAACTAGTTCTGcaggttttttaattaaaattcctTCCTGAGAGAAGAGTAAATGCAGCAGCTGCCTGAATCACTCGACTTGAAAAATGGCTCCAATCATTGagtaggaaaaaaaaatctactttcATTTCTCCTCCACGTAGGTCCGGGGTGATGAGCGGGTTATCGTGATCTCCCACGGGCTGCTGCTCTTACACGTGAGAAGCTCCGACGCCGGCGTGTATGTTTGCCAGACTGTGGAGCACGGATACGTGAACACTTTATTACGTGTCACTCTGCACGTGCTCAGAGGGGAGAGGGTGGAGTCCACGATCCACAGGGCGAGCGGCGAGGAGGGTGAGAAAGCTGCAGCTCCGTGCCACTCCTCCCCCGACCCCCCACCGGACCCCAGCATCGGCCCCAAGGTGCTGGTTCCAGCCGCCACTCCAGGCCGCCACTCCAGGCAGTGGTACAAGGAGTTTCTCCAGCTGATTGGCTACGGGGATGCCCAGAGAGTCGCAGAGTACTGTGAGAAAGTGTGGTGCACCGATAAAAAGCGTAAAAAGACCAAAAAGAGGTATGCTGCTCCAGGTGGcgagaagagaaggaaagagaggggggaggagaacTCCAACCGAGCGCCCAGGCACACTTTGGACaactgaggagaacagagactggctgcacacacacacacacacacacacacacacacacacacacacacacacacacacacacacacaacaacgcATGcacgcagtcacacacacacacacacaaagacaaacacacactcagtctaAAGGTCAGACTTGCATTGTTTACACCGTGTAACAGATTTTCGCTTTGCTTCAAcaagagcaaaaacaaaaacaacagtagCACATTGTCAAGCTCTTGTGGCCTCATTTGTCTTTCAATACTTCGAGTGGGTTGTTTCCGCTTATTCCTTAAAAAGTATTGCCTTTTTGGTTTGGTGGGAACCGACTCTCTCAGTAAAAACAGATGGACATCAGCGATGGATGAATGTTAAAGCTGCTTTGCGTCTGATCTGAAGAGACGGACCATAATGCATCAGCCCCAGTGGACAGTCCC
This window encodes:
- the sema3e gene encoding semaphorin-3E, with product MMEECVRTVSLTLMLLCVVLPGTAPTAHSLYPRIRLSHTELWQLNRTWVFQAHGASLQPHTMMLDEGHERLYVGAKNTLFSLSLDQVNTHHREIQWASTDSQVEECLMKGREKLECANYIKVLQRYNHTHLLVCGTGAFNPVCTLVRVGHSGQDRLFALEEDSVTSGRGRCPYDPNSPCTSTLSRGELYIGLYTDYWENDGALCRLNNQTYTRTERDDRQQLSEPKFVGSAVIPDNDDSNDDKVYFFFTEREADAEGLNKAVYTRVGRVCANDVGGQRMLVNRWSSFLKTRLICSVAGQNGIDTHFDDLEDVFVLKNKDRKNPEIFGLFSTTSAVFKGYAVCVYSMEDIRAAFNGPFAYRDRPEHRWSPYEDRVPYPRPGSCASKVNGGGFSSSKEFPDEVLRFVRSHPVMYRPVLPQHHQPVLLQTEPGRRKLTQIAVDRVQAQDGNYHVLYIGTDDSVVLKVITIYNKDTDTMEEVLLEELQVFKESAPIREIIISSKRQQLYVGSEVGVAQVRLHQCDLYGSECADCCLARDPYCAWDGLTCSRLYPAGVHTKSRRFRRQDVRHGNAVQLCNGLQIDGSEEKLVYGVQSNSTLLECVPRSLQAKVLWFFQNGEGRREVRGDERVIVISHGLLLLHVRSSDAGVYVCQTVEHGYVNTLLRVTLHVLRGERVESTIHRASGEEGEKAAAPCHSSPDPPPDPSIGPKVLVPAATPGRHSRQWYKEFLQLIGYGDAQRVAEYCEKVWCTDKKRKKTKKRYAAPGGEKRRKERGEENSNRAPRHTLDN